TGGACTTTATCAGTGATATGGGTGCTGCATATAAGGCTGCTGACCTTGTTATCAGTCGTGCTGGTGCAAGTTCTATCAGTGAATTCCAGCTTATCGGAAAGCCTGTTATCTTGGTTCCAAGTCCAAACGTGGCAGAAGATCATCAGACAAAGAATGCAATGGCATTGGTCAATAAAGATGCTGCACTCTGCGTAAAGGACGTTGATGCACCTGACACTTTAATAAAACTTGCACTCGATACCATTACAAATGATGAGAAGTTGGCAAGTCTTAGTGAGAATGTTAAGAAGATGGGGCTGAAGAACTCCGCAGAGATTATTGCTGACGAGGTTATCAAACTCATTAAGGGATAAAGCTATCTTCCAATAGATAGGGTTTAAAGAAACTATCGTAGAACGCTGTTCTATTCCCAAACAAAAGAAAGAAAAAGAATACATAACACATGGAACTCAAAGATATTAAATCAGTTTACTTCGTAGGTGCAGGTGGCATCGGTATGAGTGCTATTGCTCGTTATTTCCTTCATAAAGGATTGAAAGTAGCGGGTTACGATAAAACTCCATCTGAACTTACCCACACTTTGGAGAAAGAAGGAATGGACATTCATTATGAGGAGAATGTTCAACTCATCCCTGCAGCGTGCAAAGAACCAGCATCAACGTTGGTAATCTACACACCTGCCATCCCTTCTAAGCATGCTGAACTGGTTTACTTCCGTGAGAATGGCTTTGAGATTCAGAAACGTGCACAGGTTCTCGGCACACTCACCCGAACACATAAGGGTCTTTGCTTTGCTGGAACACATGGAAAAACAACTACTTCCAGTATGTGTGCACACCTTATGCACCAAAGTCATTTGGACTGTAACGCCTTCCTTGGCGGCATTTCCAAGAACTATGGCACTAATTATATCCTCTCTGACCATAGCGACTTTGTTGTGATTGAGGCAGACGAGTTCGACCGTTCGTTCCATTGGTTGCGTCCTTGGATGAGCGTTATCACCTCTACTGACCCTGATCACTTGGACATCTACGGCACAAAAGAGGCTTACCTTGAGAGTTTCCGACACTATACAGAACTCATCAAAAAGGGAGGCGCACTCATTATCCACAAAGGATTAGAGATGAAGCCAAACGTACAAGAAGGTGTTAGAATCTATGAATACAGCCGTGATGAAGGCGACTTCCACGCTGAGAACATACGAATTGCAAACGGAACTATCACTTTCGACTTCATTTCTCCTATCGAAAACATTAAGGATGTAGAACTTGGACAACCCATTCCTATCAACATTGAAAATGGTATCTCAGCAATGGCAATGGCTCAACTCAATGGCTGTACGGCAGAAGAATTACGCAATGGAATGAAGACATATGGTGGTGTCGACCGTCGTTTCGACTTCAAGATAAAGGATAACCGCCACGTCTT
The Prevotella melaninogenica DNA segment above includes these coding regions:
- the murC gene encoding UDP-N-acetylmuramate--L-alanine ligase, which gives rise to MELKDIKSVYFVGAGGIGMSAIARYFLHKGLKVAGYDKTPSELTHTLEKEGMDIHYEENVQLIPAACKEPASTLVIYTPAIPSKHAELVYFRENGFEIQKRAQVLGTLTRTHKGLCFAGTHGKTTTSSMCAHLMHQSHLDCNAFLGGISKNYGTNYILSDHSDFVVIEADEFDRSFHWLRPWMSVITSTDPDHLDIYGTKEAYLESFRHYTELIKKGGALIIHKGLEMKPNVQEGVRIYEYSRDEGDFHAENIRIANGTITFDFISPIENIKDVELGQPIPINIENGISAMAMAQLNGCTAEELRNGMKTYGGVDRRFDFKIKDNRHVFLSDYAHHPKEILQSAKSLKELYADKKVTAIFQPHLYTRTRDFYKEFAEALSHFDEVVLTEIYPAREEPIPGVTSELIYDNLGPNVKKQMIKKDDVLDFVKSRDFDVLVVLGAGNLDNYVPEIAKILNEK